ATGGACATTAGCCGTGCAGTGGACCCTAGAGATAATGACCCGGTGGAAATATTACCCGGGCAGCGCCAGCAAATAGTTATGAATGCCCTGGAAAAAGAGCTGGGCTTTAGAAAAAAGCGGGGGACGGGTGCCTTTAACGGCCAGTACCAGGAATTTGAATACCGGCCGGGCAAATTCCTGCAAGGAAAACTTGACGAATTAGAAGTAATTTACCAGGTACGAGAAGACGGAATAGCCTTAATAATGCAAATTGACAAGAAATCCGGGGGCTTGTTAGGCGGGTTGCTGGATGAATTGGATATGGATGAGCGAAACGCTGCCTTTTTGCTCAAGAACCACCAGATTACCACTGCTGGGGAAGTATCGGAACTGCTGGCCCGGTTTATCCAACAGGAATACCAAAAAATTATGTAATATCGAGTAAACAAATGCGAAAAAGAGACCTATTCACCGTAAGCAAAAGGGAATCGGTCTCTTTTTAGTTGTTCTTATTATTCTGTCTATATTCGACAAGTTTCCTGAAGGTAATTTGAAGTTGGTTGTCTAACATCTTTACAAACTCTTACAGTTTTTTTCCTATTGAGAGGAGAAAAAGATGGAAAACCAGGCAAAAATAAAAGAACAGATGGTTGAAGAACTGGAAAGACTACGGCAGAGGGCCACAGAGCTGGAATCAAAGCTGGGGTATAAAAGTAACGAGGAGCAGGATACCATTCAAAGGGATATCTCGGACCGCAAACGGATGGAAAACAACCTGCGGGCCAGCAAAGAAAAATACATGCATCTTGTACAGCATGCACCCGCAGGGATATATGAGATAGATTTTATCAACCAGAGATTTATTAGTGTCAATGATGTTATGTGCCATTATCTGGGCTATACCCAGGAAGAATTACTTTCCATAAACCCTTTCAATATTTTCTCGGAAGAAAGTAAAAGGCATTTCAGGCAAAGGCTCAGCAATGCCTTTGCAGGAGAAAAAGTTCCCGAAACCGCAGAATTTAAAGTTATCGGTAAAGATAACCGGGAGTTTTGGGCCCTTATAAATGTAGGCTATATCTATGAAAACCAGGCGCCTTCCAAGGCCACCGTTGTAGCCCACGACATAACAGAGCATAAGAAATTACAAGCGGCATTATCCCAACAGAAGAAGCGTTTAGAGGAACAGCTTCATTTCTCCAACGCGCTTAACCGGATCGCTGAAACTATCATTCATAATGAGGATACCCAGAAAATACTGGACGACATGGCGGCAATTATTGGTGAGACTATTGCCGTTGACAGATCTCTAATTCATGACATTGATTTTAAACAGCATCAGGTTAAAGGAATATCTGAATGGCTAAACCCAAATACTGATGGCATAACGGCTACAAAGGATACTTACAATTTAGATGTATTTATTGATGCATCTACATATATGTTGGAACAAAGAAAATGGACGGAGAGCCACGTCGATGATATTAGCCCCTACGCAGCTAACGACGGCTCGGGGGAGCTTCTACACGGGTTAATGGAAATAAAAAGCGGTCTTTGGTTCCCTTTTGCTTTTCGCAACCAGGCTTATTATTGTTTAGTGTTTAATCAGGTAAGCTATCGTCGCAGGTGGCGTGAAGAAGAAATAAACTTTATCCATGCTGCTGCCACCCATATGGAGATTGCAATACAAAAAATCAGTATTCAAAACGATCAACGACACGCAGAAAAAGCATTACGTAAAAACGAAGAGCGCTTGCGCATCATTACCGACAATATGTTAGACATGCTTTACCTTACAGACGAAAATTTTATCATTAAGTATGCAAGCCCGTCTTGTGCACATTGCATAGGTATCAAGCCCTCGGAATTGACTGGCAGGTCAATATTTGAACTGGTTCACCCAGAGGATA
This genomic interval from Bacillota bacterium contains the following:
- a CDS encoding sporulation protein, with amino-acid sequence MFNKILSSIGIGAAKVDLVLQGNKYRAGEQIEGCLKVQSGAVEQEVNRIYVQLVVQSKFKKDDDVKEVSKELDHAVLSEGFTVTPDEQEREIPVSYILPEDIPISTGPTQSFLATGMDISRAVDPRDNDPVEILPGQRQQIVMNALEKELGFRKKRGTGAFNGQYQEFEYRPGKFLQGKLDELEVIYQVREDGIALIMQIDKKSGGLLGGLLDELDMDERNAAFLLKNHQITTAGEVSELLARFIQQEYQKIM
- a CDS encoding PAS domain S-box protein; the protein is MENQAKIKEQMVEELERLRQRATELESKLGYKSNEEQDTIQRDISDRKRMENNLRASKEKYMHLVQHAPAGIYEIDFINQRFISVNDVMCHYLGYTQEELLSINPFNIFSEESKRHFRQRLSNAFAGEKVPETAEFKVIGKDNREFWALINVGYIYENQAPSKATVVAHDITEHKKLQAALSQQKKRLEEQLHFSNALNRIAETIIHNEDTQKILDDMAAIIGETIAVDRSLIHDIDFKQHQVKGISEWLNPNTDGITATKDTYNLDVFIDASTYMLEQRKWTESHVDDISPYAANDGSGELLHGLMEIKSGLWFPFAFRNQAYYCLVFNQVSYRRRWREEEINFIHAAATHMEIAIQKISIQNDQRHAEKALRKNEERLRIITDNMLDMLYLTDENFIIKYASPSCAHCIGIKPSELTGRSIFELVHPEDMPVVLDSVNHAIKNNSGSKKTFRFQLSSEHDLWVESTIKILLDDKGSITGTVLCSRDISERKQAAEALKKSESLYRTIFENTGTATSIAGLDTILSLVNTEFEKLSGYTKKELEGIKSWTSFVLKADLQRLNNYHHLRMLSPHKAPDKFEFRFVNKSGEVRNVLMTLAQIPGTLMHLSSFLDITEIKHFQQEMSRLERLNLVGQMAAGIGHEVRNPMTTVRGFLQMFRGKSHLAIYKNHFDLMIDELDRANSIITQFLSLAKDKPVDKKIHNLNSIVEMLYPLIEADAYKSGMGFNLQLQEIPDSLLDEKEIRQLILNLTRNGIEAMSPGGTLTIRTFAQMGKAVLAVQDQGTGIPSHLMEKLGTPFLTTKDEGTGLGLSVCYSIATRHNATVDVKTGPGGTTFMIGFNGQ